The following proteins are co-located in the Acidimicrobiales bacterium genome:
- a CDS encoding endonuclease/exonuclease/phosphatase family protein, translated as MMQGGGPRKQRLTDQVVAWNTDVAVLTEYRHANSNDLSTMLSNAGLPHHLAGEDTTGGYAGALIASRFPLTQGNVVLDHPDGPARWLHAKIPHIGWNVVACFIPGSSGPTGKQRKDAFWDAVLDSATQLADEPTVITGDFNTGRHLIDEDGRTFHSADRFEAILDAGWVDGFRSLHGDIKAPSWWSPGYNNGFRLDHALISAGAPTPTACRYETTDASGNTICGPAKGRLSDHAAMIIDVPNLNRP; from the coding sequence ATCATGCAAGGCGGCGGGCCCCGCAAACAACGACTGACCGACCAGGTCGTCGCCTGGAACACCGACGTCGCTGTGCTCACCGAATACCGCCACGCCAACAGCAACGACCTCTCGACGATGCTGTCGAACGCAGGGCTCCCCCATCATCTGGCCGGCGAGGACACCACCGGCGGGTACGCGGGCGCTCTCATCGCCAGTCGCTTCCCGCTGACGCAGGGCAACGTCGTCCTCGATCACCCCGATGGACCTGCTCGTTGGCTCCACGCAAAGATCCCTCACATCGGCTGGAATGTCGTGGCCTGCTTCATCCCCGGATCGAGCGGACCCACTGGCAAGCAGCGCAAGGATGCCTTCTGGGACGCCGTGCTCGACAGCGCCACCCAGCTTGCCGACGAACCGACCGTGATCACCGGCGACTTCAACACCGGTCGCCACCTCATCGACGAAGACGGCAGGACCTTCCATTCCGCCGACCGATTCGAAGCGATCCTCGATGCAGGCTGGGTCGACGGCTTTCGATCGCTCCACGGCGATATCAAGGCGCCCTCCTGGTGGAGCCCCGGCTACAACAACGGCTTCCGCCTCGACCACGCACTTATCTCGGCCGGAGCACCGACCCCCACTGCCTGCCGCTACGAAACCACAGACGCCAGCGGCAACACCATCTGCGGACCGGCCAAGGGCCGCCTCTCCGACCACGCCGCAATGATCATCGACGTTCCGAATCTCAACCGCCCTTAG